A single Camarhynchus parvulus chromosome 5, STF_HiC, whole genome shotgun sequence DNA region contains:
- the RCN1 gene encoding reticulocalbin-1, producing MAGGGALRALPALLLLLVLAAGALGKPTARQERARAGAAQHEDRPGFQYDHEAFLGKEEARSFDQLSPEESRERLGKIVDRIDDDKDGYITTEELKTWIKRVQKRYIYENVAKVWKDYDLNKDDKIAWEEYKQATYGYYLENPEEFQDATDQHSFKKMLPRDERRFKAADLDGDLAATREEFTAFLHPEEFEHMKNIVVLETLEDIDKNEDGFVDQDEYIADMFANEEGGPEPDWVITEREQFSDFRDLNKDGKMDKDEIQHWILPQDYDHALAEARHLVYESDIDKDQKLTKEEVLDNWNMFVGSQATNYGEDLTRNHDEL from the exons AtggcgggcggcggggcgcTGAGGGCGCTGcccgcgctgctgctgctgctggtgttggCGGCGGGCGCGCTGGGCAAGCCCACGGCGCGGCAGGAGCGGGCCCGGGCCGGAGCCGCGCAGCACGAGGACCGGCCCGGCTTCCAGTACGACCACGAGGCCTTCCTGGGCAAGGAGGAGGCGCGGAGCTTCGACCAGCTCAGCCCGGAGGAGAGCCGGGAGCGCCTGGG GAAGATTGTGGATAGAATAGATGATGACAAAGATGGCTATATCACAACAGAGGAGTTAAAAACCTGGATTAAACGAGTGCAGAAACGCTACATCTATGAAAATGTGGCCAAAGTTTGGAAAGATTATGATCTAAACAAGGATGATAAAATTGCCTGGGAAGAATACAAACAAGCCACATATGGTTATTATCTAG AAAATCCAGAAGAATTCCAAGATGCAACTGATCAGCACAGTTTTAAGAAAATGCTGCCCAGAGATGAAAGACGATTCAAAGCTGCAGATCTGGATGGAGACTTGGCTGCCACTCGTGAAGAGTTCACTGCTTTCCTGCACCCAGAGGAGTTTGAGCACATGAAAAACATTGTTGTCTTA GAAACCTTAGAAGACATAGACAAAAATGAGGATGGTTTTGTGGATCAAGATGAGTACATTG CTGATATGTTTGCAAATGAAGAGGGTGGACCAGAGCCCGACTGGGTGATTACAGAGCGTGAGCAGTTTTCAGATTTTCGTGATCTCAACAAGGATGGAAAGATGGACAAAGATGAGATCCAGCACTGGATCCTCCCCCAGGACTATGACCATGCACTAGCTGAAGCCAGGCACTTAGTCTATGAATCTGATATAGACAAG GATCAAAAACTAACAAAAGAGGAAGTTCTAGACAACTGGAATATGTTTGTTGGAAGTCAAGCTACTAATTATGGGGAGGACCTGACGAGAAACCATGATGAGCTATGA